The Macaca fascicularis isolate 582-1 chromosome 11, T2T-MFA8v1.1 genome includes a region encoding these proteins:
- the PMCH gene encoding pro-MCH: MAKMNLSSYILILTFSLFSQGILLSASKPIRNLDDDMVFNTFRLGKAFQKEDTAEESVIAPSLEQYKNDESSFMNEEENKISKNTGSKHNFLNHGLPLNLAIKPYLALKGSVAFPAENGVQNTESTQEKREIGDEENSAKFPIGRRDFDSE; encoded by the exons ATGGCAAAAATGAATCTCTCTTCCTACATATTAATActaactttttctttgttttctcaagGTATTTTACTTTCAGCATCCAAGCCCATAAGAAATTTAGACGATGACATGGTATTTAATACATTCAGGTTGGGGAAAGCCTTTCAGAAGGAAGACACTGCAGAAGAATCAGTTATTGCTCCTTCCCTGGAACAATATAAAAACGATGAGAGCAGTTTCATGAAcgaagaggaaaacaaaatttcaaag AACACAGGCTCCAAACATAATTTCTTAAATCATGGTCTGCCACTGAATCTGGCTATAAAACCTTATCTTGCACTAAAAGGATCTGTAGCTTTTCCAGCTGAAAATGGAGTTCAGAATACTGAATCAacacaagaaaagagagaaattgggGATGAAGAAAACTCAGCTAAATTTCCTATAGGAAGGAGAGATTTTGACAGTGAGTAG